The following are encoded in a window of Persicobacter psychrovividus genomic DNA:
- the ttcA gene encoding tRNA 2-thiocytidine(32) synthetase TtcA — protein MEELVNEKQALKKLKKKLTSATSRAMMDFSMLEEGDKLMVCLSGGKDSYALLDMVLHTQRVVPFHFDVVAVNLDQKQPGFPEHILPEYLKNLGVDFEIVEKDTYSVVKEKVPEGKTTCSLCSRLRRGNLYETAKRLGANKLALGHHQDDIIETFFLNLFFSGKLEAMPAKYLTDDGSLTVLRPMAYCREQDIADYAALRAFPIIPCNLCGSQPKLQRQVVKGMLKTWEQAYPDRMEIIMNALQNVSPSHLLDHQLFDFMNMHGRDLSALR, from the coding sequence ATGGAAGAATTAGTGAATGAAAAGCAGGCGCTGAAGAAGTTGAAGAAAAAACTGACTTCGGCAACTTCTCGCGCAATGATGGACTTCAGTATGCTGGAGGAAGGGGATAAGTTGATGGTTTGTCTATCGGGAGGAAAGGACAGTTATGCCTTGTTGGATATGGTGTTGCATACGCAGAGGGTGGTGCCTTTTCATTTTGATGTGGTTGCGGTGAACCTGGATCAGAAACAACCTGGCTTTCCTGAGCACATTCTTCCTGAATACCTGAAAAATCTGGGGGTTGATTTTGAGATTGTCGAAAAGGATACCTATTCAGTAGTAAAAGAAAAAGTACCTGAAGGCAAGACGACTTGTAGCCTTTGTTCACGCTTGCGACGAGGCAACCTCTATGAAACTGCCAAGCGGTTGGGCGCAAATAAACTTGCCCTTGGTCATCATCAGGATGACATTATCGAAACGTTTTTCTTGAATCTGTTTTTCAGCGGAAAACTGGAGGCCATGCCCGCCAAATACCTGACCGACGACGGAAGCCTAACCGTTCTGCGTCCGATGGCCTATTGCCGTGAGCAGGACATCGCTGACTATGCAGCGTTGCGCGCCTTCCCGATTATCCCTTGTAATTTGTGTGGATCACAACCGAAACTGCAACGACAGGTGGTCAAGGGAATGCTCAAAACTTGGGAACAGGCTTATCCCGATCGTATGGAGATCATCATGAATGCGCTTCAGAATGTGAGTCCTTCGCACCTGTTGGATCATCAATTATTCGATTTTATGAATATGCACGGTCGCGATTTGTCAGCACTGCGGTAG